One window from the genome of Rhodopirellula halodulae encodes:
- the cas3g gene encoding type I-G CRISPR-associated helicase/endonuclease Cas3g: MTEQTHSYKEFFLRVTNDLSPHPWQKELAGASECGNRLIRIPTGMGKTLGVLTTWLYHRIEQGNQDWPMRLVWCLPMRTLVDQTAREARQLLETLGLAQDVDVHVLMGGVSEKRWYQSPEKPQILIGTQDMLLSRALNRGYAMGRAAWPRAFGLIHTDTLWVMDEVQLMDVGLTTSAQIQAFWEHYKSLLGKPRVTWWMSATLQPEWLHSVETASMLPQLTDNMLTVHKEDRVGSQWMAQKPVERFVATPNDWAQKVIETHSSHTADPQTGRQTLVVVNTVRKARELFLEIEKHYKSDEQKPDLRLVHSRFREADRESWSGEFLSRSTLTPDTNRILVATQVVEAGVDISASCLFTELAPWPSLVQRFGRAARYGGNASVIVLDSEDSKKTLPYTPEELAAARDAVEGISDVSIGALEDYESGLSPEALQKLYPFTPLHVLLKEEFQELFDTSIDLSGFDMDVSRFIRQADDSTDVHVFWRDWEGEPPDPELQPHRSELCRVSIRDAKDWLSKVAKRKEAIWKWDYLDGSWIKTKADDLSPSSVILVSPQTGGYSKTKGFTGSPPSKKEPTESVHFQQKPVLDDESKSDLADQSEATSKTDTWKTIATHCWEAAQVADELCERNEIPANYKRLINLCLRLHDWGKAHPSFANGTYQCEPSRADLAKAPDKAWRKGNAIYNTLSHGPRRGFRHELASCLAVLELLRRIDPTHEALLGRYEAFLSALGEEPETQPEIHEPNSVARELQQLTEQDFNLLLYLIASHHGKVRMSLQASPKDQDFPLDKAQFQGEGMPIRGLRSGDELSPTLVTDAEGKDALMPEITFDLSPATLGLSTRYGESWAERTLKLIKSINPFTLGYLEAIVRAADCRASDDSAAPGNLPDRRLGDQPLSIPEHEGANEEASTKEELQHV, translated from the coding sequence ATGACCGAGCAAACGCATAGCTACAAAGAGTTTTTTCTCCGTGTCACGAATGACCTTTCGCCTCATCCCTGGCAAAAGGAACTCGCGGGGGCCTCCGAATGCGGGAACCGGCTGATTCGCATTCCAACAGGAATGGGCAAGACGCTGGGGGTTCTCACAACGTGGCTGTACCACCGAATCGAGCAAGGCAATCAAGATTGGCCGATGCGCCTGGTCTGGTGCTTGCCCATGCGAACCCTCGTCGACCAAACCGCAAGGGAAGCCAGGCAACTGCTAGAGACGCTTGGCCTGGCCCAGGATGTTGATGTCCATGTGTTAATGGGAGGCGTTTCTGAAAAACGCTGGTATCAGTCTCCTGAAAAGCCACAAATTCTTATCGGCACCCAAGACATGCTGCTGTCGCGCGCACTCAACCGCGGATATGCCATGGGGCGTGCTGCATGGCCACGTGCGTTTGGCCTCATCCACACCGACACGCTCTGGGTGATGGACGAAGTTCAGTTGATGGATGTAGGCCTGACAACGAGCGCACAAATCCAGGCGTTTTGGGAACACTACAAATCACTACTTGGAAAACCTCGCGTGACATGGTGGATGAGTGCCACATTGCAACCTGAATGGTTGCACTCTGTCGAAACCGCATCGATGCTCCCGCAACTCACCGACAACATGCTGACGGTACATAAGGAAGATCGTGTCGGCTCACAGTGGATGGCGCAAAAACCCGTTGAACGTTTCGTCGCGACTCCCAATGACTGGGCTCAAAAAGTCATCGAGACCCATTCTTCCCACACAGCGGATCCCCAAACGGGTCGTCAAACGCTCGTCGTTGTAAATACCGTCCGTAAGGCGAGGGAACTGTTTCTCGAAATCGAGAAACACTACAAGTCCGATGAACAAAAACCAGACCTCCGATTGGTTCACAGCCGATTCCGCGAAGCTGATCGAGAATCGTGGTCCGGTGAATTTCTTTCACGATCGACACTGACTCCAGATACCAATCGCATCCTCGTGGCAACCCAAGTCGTGGAAGCCGGAGTCGATATTTCCGCGAGTTGTCTTTTTACAGAGTTAGCTCCTTGGCCAAGCTTGGTGCAACGTTTTGGTCGTGCGGCACGGTATGGTGGAAACGCCAGCGTGATTGTGCTGGATAGTGAAGACTCCAAGAAAACGCTGCCGTATACACCTGAAGAACTGGCCGCAGCCCGTGACGCTGTTGAAGGAATCTCCGACGTCTCAATTGGCGCACTGGAAGACTACGAATCCGGGCTGTCACCGGAGGCTCTACAAAAGCTCTACCCATTCACCCCACTGCATGTGTTGCTGAAGGAAGAGTTCCAAGAACTCTTTGACACCAGCATTGATCTGAGTGGCTTTGACATGGATGTCAGCCGATTCATTCGGCAAGCTGACGATTCAACCGACGTGCATGTCTTTTGGCGTGATTGGGAGGGTGAACCCCCTGACCCAGAATTACAACCCCATCGGTCGGAACTGTGTCGCGTATCCATTCGCGACGCAAAAGATTGGCTGAGCAAAGTAGCCAAACGAAAGGAAGCCATTTGGAAGTGGGACTACTTGGACGGGTCCTGGATCAAAACGAAGGCGGATGATCTCTCACCATCTTCAGTCATTCTTGTTTCGCCTCAAACCGGCGGCTACAGCAAAACAAAAGGTTTCACGGGATCACCACCAAGCAAAAAGGAACCAACGGAATCGGTGCACTTTCAGCAGAAGCCCGTATTGGACGACGAATCAAAAAGCGACCTCGCTGACCAGAGCGAGGCAACTTCCAAGACCGACACTTGGAAAACGATCGCGACGCACTGCTGGGAAGCAGCCCAAGTTGCAGATGAACTGTGCGAGAGAAACGAAATTCCTGCCAACTACAAAAGGCTTATCAACCTCTGCTTGCGATTGCACGACTGGGGAAAAGCCCATCCATCATTTGCAAATGGAACGTACCAATGCGAGCCAAGTCGTGCGGACCTCGCCAAAGCGCCCGACAAGGCATGGCGAAAAGGAAACGCCATTTACAACACACTTTCCCATGGTCCACGACGCGGCTTTCGTCATGAACTCGCATCCTGTTTAGCCGTCCTTGAATTGCTTCGCAGGATTGATCCAACGCATGAGGCCCTCTTGGGACGCTACGAAGCGTTTCTCTCCGCATTGGGAGAAGAACCTGAAACGCAACCGGAAATCCACGAACCAAACTCCGTAGCAAGAGAGCTTCAACAGCTTACTGAACAAGACTTCAACTTGTTGCTCTATTTGATTGCGTCCCACCACGGCAAAGTGCGAATGAGCCTACAAGCATCCCCCAAGGATCAAGACTTCCCTCTCGACAAGGCCCAATTCCAAGGCGAAGGAATGCCGATACGCGGTCTACGATCGGGCGACGAACTTTCACCAACGCTCGTTACCGATGCCGAAGGCAAAGATGCGCTGATGCCCGAAATCACATTCGACTTATCACCGGCCACATTGGGACTCTCGACGCGCTATGGAGAAAGTTGGGCCGAGCGAACCCTGAAGCTCATCAAGTCAATCAATCCATTCACTCTCGGCTATTTGGAAGCGATTGTGCGAGCAGCCGACTGCCGAGCGTCGGATGATTCAGCTGCCCCCGGAAACCTGCCTGACCGACGATTAGGTGACCAACCACTTTCCATCCCAGAACATGAAGGCGCGAACGAAGAAGCCTCAACCAAGGAGGAATTGCAGCATGTCTAG
- the cas8g1 gene encoding type I-G CRISPR-associated protein Cas8g1/Csx17, whose translation MSSTEQIHVHSLSGCRPTPLAHYLKALGILRLVSEQADPSARGWWKNDTFHLATTLAPKSLESYFLETYQPTPMIAPWNGGSGFYPNDNKSGIDPIIQSTASRFAPFRDAIHTGQTTVQHLNQKPEKGVEKNNVIAECRRTWRGGIHGWIDAALALGADGECSFPAMLGTGGNDGRLDFTSNYMQRLVSLFDLSTESARAFDESTSQLQDALWASPAPMLEQSAIGQFFPGAAGGPNGSTGFSGGVRVNPWDFVLMLEGAILFRSGLARRCASEELPQAAAPFAVRSSGAGYGSSDTSDAGPRGEQWMPLWNRPATLDETKALFHEGRSQIARKSATRGTDMARSVARMGVTRGITSFERYGYIERNGLANLAVPLGRFAVRSPKNQDLLDEAAPWIDRLRRISTDKNAPNSLLRSFRKCEDAIFRCVRNPIGNSFLHLLIAMAEAEDQLISSPKFAAEKNATPIPWLHGPWMEVIEQSERSHEFRLARSLARQTTPYLKGTQQTPIREHWVPLSASYFAKGESGLADGPQQCATGTDLPRAAIEVMKRRLLMMENSQFAKVPLVLDRDADACSLADIKAFVERRVDQKKILSTARALMALQFRSTHDKKSGSQPESNSFAGLATYGLCRLAFSNRPIFVPQQDNVDVKVSPTAFVRLANGDLSRAADLAIRVLSNARLRPKIQLAVTSPSVARRIAASMIFGLSQSSMTRIALELTDPQMPPHTEQEMQELYFEPT comes from the coding sequence ATGTCTAGCACCGAACAAATTCATGTCCATTCGCTTTCTGGATGTCGCCCAACGCCACTCGCTCACTACTTGAAGGCTTTGGGAATCCTGCGACTTGTTTCCGAACAAGCCGACCCGTCTGCTCGAGGTTGGTGGAAGAATGACACATTTCATCTTGCAACGACACTGGCCCCTAAGTCGCTCGAAAGCTACTTCTTGGAAACCTATCAACCAACGCCCATGATCGCTCCGTGGAACGGCGGCAGCGGTTTCTATCCGAATGACAACAAATCAGGGATCGATCCAATCATCCAAAGCACCGCGTCACGTTTTGCTCCCTTTCGCGATGCGATCCACACTGGACAGACAACCGTTCAACACCTCAATCAAAAACCCGAGAAAGGAGTTGAAAAGAACAATGTGATTGCGGAGTGTCGGCGAACGTGGCGAGGTGGAATCCATGGCTGGATCGACGCCGCTCTTGCTTTAGGAGCGGATGGTGAATGCTCGTTTCCTGCAATGCTAGGCACCGGAGGTAACGACGGACGCCTCGACTTCACATCCAACTACATGCAACGTTTGGTTTCGCTATTTGATCTCTCGACGGAGAGTGCTCGCGCCTTCGATGAATCAACCTCCCAGTTGCAGGACGCCCTCTGGGCGAGCCCGGCGCCGATGCTTGAGCAATCTGCCATCGGGCAATTTTTCCCTGGTGCCGCTGGAGGCCCCAATGGATCAACCGGCTTTTCGGGCGGAGTGCGAGTCAACCCGTGGGACTTTGTGCTGATGTTGGAAGGTGCGATTTTGTTCCGCAGTGGACTGGCTAGACGCTGTGCGTCTGAAGAATTGCCACAAGCAGCCGCCCCCTTCGCCGTACGATCGAGCGGTGCGGGATATGGATCGAGCGACACAAGCGATGCCGGGCCGCGGGGTGAACAATGGATGCCACTTTGGAATCGACCGGCAACGTTAGACGAAACCAAAGCATTGTTCCACGAAGGACGTAGTCAGATCGCTCGCAAATCGGCAACACGCGGAACCGACATGGCAAGAAGCGTGGCGAGAATGGGAGTAACGAGAGGGATCACATCGTTCGAACGCTATGGCTATATCGAACGAAATGGACTTGCGAATCTCGCTGTTCCTCTAGGACGCTTCGCTGTTCGCTCACCGAAGAACCAAGACCTTCTCGACGAGGCTGCTCCCTGGATTGATCGCCTCAGAAGAATTTCCACGGACAAGAACGCCCCCAATTCATTGCTTCGATCGTTCCGCAAGTGCGAAGACGCCATCTTCCGCTGCGTTCGAAATCCGATCGGCAATTCATTCCTGCATTTGCTGATCGCAATGGCAGAGGCAGAAGACCAACTCATTTCCAGCCCAAAGTTCGCCGCCGAGAAAAATGCGACTCCAATTCCTTGGCTCCACGGACCATGGATGGAAGTGATCGAGCAGTCCGAACGATCGCATGAGTTTCGCCTCGCTCGTTCGCTAGCACGTCAAACCACGCCTTATCTCAAGGGAACACAACAAACGCCCATTCGAGAACATTGGGTCCCGCTCTCAGCATCCTACTTTGCCAAGGGAGAAAGTGGACTTGCTGATGGTCCACAGCAATGCGCGACTGGAACCGACCTTCCTCGCGCCGCGATCGAAGTGATGAAACGCCGCCTCTTGATGATGGAAAACTCTCAATTCGCAAAAGTCCCGCTTGTCTTAGATCGCGACGCGGACGCATGTTCGCTAGCCGACATCAAGGCATTCGTTGAACGACGTGTTGATCAGAAAAAGATCTTGTCCACTGCCCGTGCTCTCATGGCACTGCAATTTCGTTCGACGCACGACAAGAAAAGCGGATCGCAACCGGAATCAAATTCATTTGCGGGGCTGGCAACCTACGGTCTTTGTCGGCTTGCGTTTTCCAATCGACCGATCTTCGTTCCTCAACAAGATAACGTTGACGTCAAAGTGTCTCCAACTGCCTTTGTGCGACTCGCAAACGGCGACTTGTCTCGGGCCGCCGACCTCGCAATCCGAGTTTTATCAAATGCAAGATTGCGTCCCAAGATACAACTGGCTGTCACCTCTCCCTCGGTTGCCAGGCGAATTGCCGCCTCCATGATCTTCGGTCTATCCCAAAGCAGCATGACACGAATCGCCCTGGAACTGACCGATCCACAAATGCCCCCTCATACCGAGCAGGAAATGCAAGAACTCTATTTCGAACCCACTTAA
- the fae gene encoding formaldehyde-activating enzyme → MSDRIVLRTGESLVAGGPPFTAAEPEVVIGELDGPVGTALATLTGDQSMGHSKVFAILNTDIQVRPVTLCVSKVTVKNSRYTNILMGTVQAAIANGVLDAVRAGDIPKEKANDLGIICSVWLNPGVIDDDNLDHKALFDIHRKAMTQAIHKAMNNEPSIDWLLENQENITHKYYQMGLDGKI, encoded by the coding sequence ATGTCCGATCGAATCGTCCTTCGCACCGGTGAATCCCTGGTCGCTGGTGGTCCCCCCTTCACCGCCGCGGAACCCGAAGTCGTCATCGGCGAACTCGACGGCCCCGTCGGCACCGCGCTCGCCACGTTGACCGGCGACCAATCCATGGGTCACTCCAAAGTCTTCGCGATCTTGAACACGGACATCCAAGTGCGCCCCGTCACGTTGTGTGTCAGCAAAGTCACTGTGAAGAACAGTCGCTACACCAACATCTTGATGGGCACCGTGCAAGCCGCGATCGCCAACGGCGTTTTGGATGCGGTTCGCGCCGGTGACATCCCCAAGGAAAAAGCCAACGACCTCGGCATCATCTGCAGCGTGTGGTTGAACCCCGGCGTCATCGACGACGACAACTTGGACCACAAAGCCTTGTTCGACATTCACCGCAAAGCGATGACGCAAGCGATCCACAAAGCCATGAACAACGAACCATCGATCGATTGGCTATTGGAAAACCAAGAGAACATCACCCACAAGTACTACCAAATGGGTCTCGACGGCAAAATCTGA
- a CDS encoding HEAT repeat domain-containing protein, whose product MASRLSHSIVPLMVVCLTVPTVGLLGGCHDGPMYALKHANPYFTMSQWKKDEALGVTDHKRRQELQSLADSMDSIPEERQQEWTDHLQQIYENDPSPEMRRLAVLAAGRSKDATALELVAKGVKDDNVKVRMEACRALGERPEEKAAQLLAAVAGESQDQDVRHAAIAALGKHPGSVANNSLKLALQERDPATQDLVIATLRESTGKDLGDDPSVWIAALNEPSSEEPAGGSIFR is encoded by the coding sequence ATGGCGAGTCGCCTTTCTCACTCGATCGTTCCGCTGATGGTCGTCTGCCTGACTGTTCCCACCGTGGGGTTGTTGGGAGGCTGTCACGATGGGCCCATGTACGCGCTGAAACACGCGAATCCTTATTTCACAATGAGCCAGTGGAAGAAGGATGAGGCTCTCGGAGTGACCGACCACAAACGACGTCAAGAATTGCAGTCGTTGGCGGATTCGATGGACTCCATCCCAGAAGAACGCCAGCAGGAATGGACCGATCACCTGCAACAGATCTACGAAAATGATCCGAGCCCTGAGATGCGGCGTTTGGCGGTCTTGGCCGCCGGCCGATCCAAAGATGCAACCGCTTTGGAATTGGTTGCCAAAGGTGTCAAGGACGACAACGTCAAAGTCCGCATGGAGGCCTGCCGGGCTCTGGGCGAACGCCCCGAAGAAAAGGCGGCTCAACTGTTGGCGGCCGTCGCCGGTGAGTCGCAAGACCAAGATGTTCGCCATGCGGCCATCGCAGCCTTGGGCAAACATCCCGGTAGCGTGGCTAACAACTCGTTGAAGTTGGCTTTGCAGGAACGAGATCCTGCGACCCAAGATCTGGTGATCGCGACGCTGCGGGAAAGCACCGGAAAAGACTTGGGCGATGATCCATCGGTTTGGATCGCGGCGCTCAACGAACCGTCCAGCGAAGAACCCGCTGGTGGTTCCATCTTCCGCTGA